The stretch of DNA GCGCTCCTCCGCTCGCTCCTCCTCGGTCCACTCGTTTTCTGTGGGCAACAAGGAAGCTGCGCTGGTTCACGTTCAAGAGGCCACAGCTTTAAATCTGATCGATGATTTTAGTTTCattcacaaaacaaaacaaaaaaacccacaaggaGCCGACCTTGTTTAATGAGGAGCCGCCTGAGCTCGTACTCCACATCCGCCTGTCTCTCTTCCAACTTGTGCTGCATCATCCTGGAACCACAGACAGCCTTCAGGCGCGGCGGCGGACGTGAACAATAAcaacaggtcatgtgacagatgCTCACAGGTAGCCCAGCTCCATATCTCTGCGCACCAGCACATGTCGCTCATGGTTGAGGTCAAACCACTCCATcagcatttcctcctcctcctcctctgaaacGGAAACGACACAGTTAGAACCGAGATGGTGCgcggagggggtgggggtgggggtgggactGATCtgagagcaacaggaagtgtcgGACCATCACCGCAGTGTCTCAggttcctctccagctccacgcCTCGTCTCTCCATCGCCTCCAGCCGTTTGTCCAAATCCGTCACCTCCACCTGAAGGCTTCCAGGACAAATATTCTGGTCTGTCTGAACCTGTTAGGCAACACAGAGAAGATAAAGGTTCACTATTCTCATGCACAGCAGAAGGTACACAACAGGCTCTGAtgagttcacttcctgtcctaaAATGAGGGGACTAAATGATGAGGCTGCATATGGGATCGTTATACCTTTCTTTTGATGAGAGGGAAGCCATGACCCGGGGCAGGGGCCTGTTCAGAAGGGGGGGTGTGGAAAGTCTGTGATTTGGTCCAAGCAGCCTTCTGATTACAATGAGCCTCTCTGCAGAGCAACTACACAAGGAAGGGAAGTCAGCCAGTACAGCTTGTTTCCTTGGTTACATCTTTGTTATCATTTATTAAAGCAGCATACTCTGTGGGGCCTTATGGAATATGTGTTTTTCCTACCTCGGGCCCCTCTGGTGGTGGGACAGAACATGTGAAAGCTGGCACAGAGAGACTTCTGGGTAATTTGGGCTGTTGGGACAGAGTGACATGTGCCCGTGCATCAGCTGGACCTGTGCACCCGTCTCCCCTGTTTCCACCTTCAAGCGCGTCACCTGCAACAGTCTCATCACTCCCACCGTGTGGCTTCTCTGTCATGGGCACCGCCGGGTTACTGACTCCGCCCCCACTGGCGCCTCGACCTGATTGGTTGGCTGCAGCCTTTTGGGGCTTTGCTTCCTCATCCACCCTTTCAAATGGATTGGGAGCGGAAACTCTGGGTCTGTGACGTGGCCGAAGGGAAGTTACTGGAGGCGGGGCGGCGGGCAGCTGCATCCAGGGCCcaggatggatgatggtcagCCATGGGTGGTTAAGTCGGAGGCGGACACCACTGGCGCTGGAACTGGGAGGGGCAGAGACATGAAAATTCATCATACAATAAACAACATAATCAGccaatcatccatccactgATTAGCTTCTAATTAGCctaattttcatgttttgtaCTGTggatggtctctctctggacgCTAGTTGGGGAACTAGcgtccagagagagaccatccAATTAGTTCACATAGTTCAACACGATAGAATTACGTAGGAGCATTGCTGCATGAAGTTGGGTTGTTTAGCACAGGGAAAGCACAGAAATAACAACTGTCGCTCTCCCGTCACCGCTGAAGCCATGATTCACCTTCGCTGCAGCTGGGCTGAACAGGTACACTGGCTTGCTGAATTTTCTAAGAAAGATGACaagaaaagcaaatatttcagAAGGATCGGTGCTGCTTGGAAGGGAGAACAATGCAGACTTAAATATTgacataaacaaataaacaaaacaacttttcacCTGCTACCAGGGAGCTGTTGGTTGTCTGGGAGGTGCTGGCCCTTGGTGGAGCCACGGGGACGACGGATGGGCTGGGCATGCACCCGGAAGCTGGACCGTGATCACCGACTTGCTCTTGTTTAGTGGAAAGCTCAGGGAGCTGttgggtcacttcctgctgcactgTGGCATCTAAAGGACTGGAAGCAGCTCCACAGCTTTCAGCTTCCTCCACAGCGACATGGGCAACAGCAGGTGCTGGAGGGTCCGACGGCTCAGCTAACCTCTGCCCCGAAGCAGTGCTGTCTGCCCCCTCGGCGcccgtctcctcccctcctttctcctccctgtCGGCTGCTTCCGAAGCCAGTTTGTCTCCGGATTGTGTTCCTTCAGTATAACCAGTAGCGCTGCTGACAGCTGATTCACCGAGGAAACGGACCACCTTAGATGAACCCCTGACCCGGTTCTCAGCAGAGCCCGAGAGCTCAGGCTCGGTCCCCTGAACACCTGCTGGATGATGAGAGCAGACCAGAGAGTCCCCCCTCTGTGTGCACCAATGTGGTAGAAGAGTGCAGTGACACACTccacacctgcaacacacacacacacccacacacacaaggttAATCAGAGCCTGACCAGTGAACAAGGAAAAACGGCcttttaagaggaagaaaccttgaactgGGAGCAGGGGGATATAGAGAGACACACATACAGCTGAAATAtagtggaaaaaagaaagaggtcCTTTATTTACACCAACATGATCTGGTCTGGAGACATTTGAACCAGTTTAATAAATCAAGCATCCGGGCCTAAAGGTGAGGAACTGTGCACAGCATTGTTACCTCAAGCAGCTGCGATGGTAGATCTTTCCGCCTGCCAAACGTCTCTGGATGAGGTAAATGGGTTTCAGGCACAGGCGGCAGACCGCTGGCACCCTCACTTTGGACGACCGCGGGCCAATCAGTCCTCGATGCGATTCCCGGCGGCTGGAGTCCTGCAACGCAGTGGCCTTGAATGCAGTCGATGTGTAGACGGTTTCAGTATACCTGCTTTAAGCTTGTCTGTGAGCAAGTTACCTCGTCCTGTTTCGGGCCATCTGGCGTTTTAGTTCTTGGAAGCTGCTTAGCATCGGTGACATGTGATGTTCCCAAACTGGCAAGACCAGCTGCAATGTCAAGAAAGAATATTTCAATTGAGCAAATAAAAAACAGCCAGGGGTTGGTTTAGAGGAAGAGCGAGAGCAGTCAAGCAAAACCTGTGTACAAGAAAGGGAATGTTTTGTATAAAGCCTCAAATTTAAGCCTGTTGGTGCTCTTCTGtagtcatttaaaaagaaaaacagcttgtTTTCAGACAACTGACTGCAAGTAAATGTAGGTGAtagcagctgaaggagaactACACACCGGAAGATGTCTCacggaagaagcagaagtaccAGAAAAGGTAAGTGATGACTCCCAAAGAGTCCGGCACCTCCGAGCAAGCCAGCTCTTTGGGGTGGAGTAGCGCGGGGATGCCCAGGTTCTCTGCAGTCTCGAATGCCTGCGGTGGAAAATTTGCAAACAAAACAGATCACACAGATTATCTTTTACAGTCTGGAGCCTTAATCCGGAACTGAACTAACCCCAGAAAAAAGGACTCACCAACTGGTTGTTCTGATAAGAGTTATCTTTGGAGAGAGCGCTGAAATCTCTGCAGCAGAGTGAAGAACAGCAGGAGATGCTGATTGAGATCAAACTGTGTAAATGTTATGAGTGAGTGCAGaacaagacagacagacagacagacacacacagacagacagacagacagacagacagacagacagacacacacacacacacacacacacacacacacacacacacacacacacacacacacagacaagacGGGTCAACTGCTGTGTGGAAGTGAAGAACTGTGCTTGAAACCTCAGGAAACattattgattttattattGAAACCTTACTTATAAAACTCAACAGAACAAGAGggtttgcatttaaaaaaaacaggtatACAGAAATAAAGGTTCTGTCCCAGAATGGCTGCTTGGAAAGTCTGATCCTACTTCGTGGGAGCTATCAAGGGAAGGAGCAGAAGCACACAAGACAGgatcaaaacacacagaatgTCCTTGAGCGGAGCGTAATCTATGAAAAGACCTGAAAATGACCTAAAACTCTGTTTTCGCCTTGTTATTCTCGGGGATTGATGAGAGAATACATAACGAAAACAAAATGTATAAACATGAGGGGGCCTGAAAAAGTTTCCCACTGTACTTCTGTGGATATTATGCTCTCTAACATACCTATTCACAAACTTTCAAGCACCCATGCGCAAACCAAATAATCTAGTCCAATCAAAAATAACATAAGAAAGAAGGTTAAGCAGTGCTGAGTGAAGAAGAGCAAATTGGTACCTGACAGAACCTTTTCCAGAGCTTAAACCGAATCTTTACTCACATCAGGTCAGGTCGGTGCTTGTGGATGATGGCACAAAAGGCAAGTCCGTCTCTGAATGACGCTGACATGTTTTTTATTTCCACATCGGGGTAACCCGCACATGCATCCCGGCACCAGTCTCGTAAAGCCGTCAGAGATGTCATCTCTACATCTGTGATGAGGACCAGCAGATCATGGTCGCTCTGCAAATGTCAGTTGAGATGGAGCTTTTCGGGTTTGGCTGTGCAGTGGAACCAGGAAACCGGAGAATTGCTACCCATTTCACAGAAAACGGTAGTTAAACCTGTGTACCGTCGGtgatgaagcaggaagtgggttTTTGCCCTACGATGGTACCTTGAAGAGTGAAAACGGTGGTGCCTGCACGTGTGGTCGGTTCCACAGGTTGAGATTCTAACTACCACAGTCCGAAACACGCCCCACATTGATATTCCAACTCGAATGGTGCAGATAAAACACTCTCGATAATCCTAATTACTCGGGTTAAGCTTGAAACAACTTATAAAGAAAACGTAAACCCAAACCCGTTACTTGCAACCATTGTTGCTGCGTTCCATAgctgccaccagggggagccACTGAGCCGACCGGTCCCTGTAATTAGGAATGAACCGCTTCCATTTAGTATCAGTCACATGCAGAATTACTTACTCTTTTCTTGGACTGTGTTAAAATCCACTTTCATCAAAACAAGTGGGGAATAATTCTATTCCTTGCTTAAAATTTCaataatgttaatatttacAAATCTGAATGCAACGCAAAATGCCTGGTGGAATTGAATATTGTCTGATGTAAAGTCCACAATGCTCATCCAAATTACACTGTAATATAACAATGTAAACAGTGACCGTGACTTCCGGTATTGGTACGTTAGCGTATGTATTTATTGACGCTCTGGGTCATAGAAATGGTTCTGATAGAGACACTTTAGCTCGGGCCTGATGAAAATCTCACTAAAGGGATTTGAAAGTCTCCATATTTGCTCTAGGAAAACGCACATTTTGCACACCAGTAACTAAAAGTGTCAAATAAATGTAGTACTAACACAATCTGAAGCCAAATGGCCTTCCGTAAATCAACGTTTGACCAATCACAATCTATGTTGCTATATATCTATTCGGTTGGGACCAACGTCACTACTCGCTACGTCCTCGTGCGTGTCCCTCGCGAGACCGACCAGCCACATAAATCTCGCAGTCATGGCTGCGCCGCCCGATGCGGAGAGTTTGGAGTCTCGTATCAGTGAGTATCTGGAACTTATTCTGCGACGCCATTGATGCTCGGAAACAGCCGACACCGACGCGTGGGTGTTGTCCGTGCGTTGTTAACGAGATGACAGAGCGGCGAGTATTCCAGCAGAGACGAGGACGTCCGATGGTCACATCCAGGATGCTAAGCTAGCTGCCGAGCGGCTGCGCCTCCCAGCTGTCAACACACAAATACAGCCCGACGTAGCGTTAGCTTTACGGCTCGGTAGCTCCCCTGCCTACCGTTAGTGGGCCTTAAGGTTGTGGCTGCCTGTATTTGGTCCCAGAAGGTAAAACAGTGGTCAGGTCAATGGTCTGGCCTCACAAGAAAGTTCTAGACGAATCCGTGTTTTAACCGCAGGTTAGCTAATATGACAGTAGAAGAACCTGTTCTCTCTGTGCGGTTCCCCTGGTGTGGTGTTTATGCTGTTTTAATCCACTCCGAATCATTTACTCTCTCGTTTTTTTTAACACTGCGATTAAAAACATTCCCCTCTCAATATCTCTGAGATCGGAAAAAGTGTCTAGCCCATTTTAAAGTTGAACGAAGACATACGCGAATGTCAAGAATTTCTACCCGTGTTTAAAGTACTGAACGCATCTAACATGCAGTTGTTAGACATATTTAACATGATGTTTGGAAAGGTTCATGCATGACAGCAGCGTGTAAAGGTCCACACAGGTTGTTATGTCTGCATCCTGTTTGCTGGGTCACATCTGTCCCTTCTTTCTGCTGTCTCACATTTCAGACAGAGCCACAAACCCCCTCAACAGGGACACGGACTGGAGCAGCATCCATGCCTTCTGTGACCAACTCAACAGTGATTTGGAGGGGTAAGAGGGGCAAGCATCTAGTAGACACCCCGATCTCTTACTTTGCATTACTTTTTGGATCAGATACAGTTTGCAGTGCTTCGGATATTCACTGTTGACATTAATTCCAGGCCTCAGCTGGCCACCAGACTGCTGGCCCATAAGATTCAGTCTCCACAGGAGTGGGAGGCCATGCAAGCCCTGTTGGTGAGTCTGAGCTAGCAGATGTCGTATCACCAGCGCCTGAGCCTGGAGGGTGGCATTTATGGGGTGTTCATCTGGAAGTGGTTGATCAGGGTTTAATTTTCCGATCACGGCGCAGATTCTGTTGTGCTCTGTGCAGGAGATGGACAAACTGGTAATTCCCTAAACTGCAAAGGCTAAATTTGTTTTGCCTGTGTGACTCAGCATGCTTGACCTGTTAGTTCCACATTGGTCAAGGCTCCACGCATGCTGCAGCCTTCTTAAAACAGCAGCCACAACTTGGAAGAAAAAGTCTAATTTATTTACAAGTGAAGTGCATTGTACCGATTAAATATAGGCTTTTGAAGTTGAGTCTACATTTAATGTGTTAGACATATGTGAAGACAAGGAGATAAAAGTCTGACATTCTTTTAGAATGTCAGAGGGCACTAAGAAATGTTGTCTTTGTGCTAAAGATAGCTGCTAATGTCACTGAAGCTGGGGGAGACGGGGGTGTGGAAGGGCAGAGCAGCGCAACCATTAAGCTGAAACCACAGAGAGTTTTTTGATGGGGTCGGAACATGATCAGCTAGTGGAAAAAAAGTGTCTCTAAGCTGCGGCGTGGGAGGGAGAAAGATGGTGTCAAGTACTTTTTAATTGAGGCAAAGATTTGCTGCCGTTCCCGTAGAAAACAGAGGAATTAGTTTGGACTGTCGGGGAATGTTTTTGGATTTAACCGTGTTTTTGGCACCGTGTGTCATCTAGGTCCTGGAAACGTGCATGAAAAACTGTGGCAAAAGGTTTCACAACGAAGTGGGCAAGTTCCGCTTCCTCAATGAGCTCATCAAAGTGGTCTCTCCCAAGGTAGGACGTCTCATTGCCTCTGTGGATTGAAGACAGTTCTTATGTTTGTGCTGCGTGCAACTAATGTGCTTATTTCACGTCAGTACCTGGGCTCACGCTCACCAGAGCCTGTAAAAAAGAAGGTTCTGGAGTTGATCTTCAGCTGGACTGTGGCGTTACCTGATGAGGCCAAGATCTCTGATGCCTACCagatgctgaagaagcaagGTCCGATGGCGGTTTCCCTCAGACccagaaaacatcactttaCCAGCTGTTAGACGCACCAAAACCtgctcctgttgtctgtgtccatCAGGTATCATTAAACAAGACCCAGAGCTGCCGGCCGACCACCTGCTTCCTCCACCCAGAcccaaaaacaccatttttgaggatgaggagaagtcAAAAGTGAGCAGATGTTTGTTTCTCTGACTGTGACAGCTCGCTTCCTTAGCTTTGGTGCTAGCATCACAAGTGAATTTGGCTCCTGTGTCCCCTCTGTCAGATGTTGGCTCGCCTGTTGAACAGCTCTCACCCAGAAGATCTCAAAGCTGCCAACAAGCTCATCAAGGAAATGGTCCAAGAGGTAAACCGCTCCTCTGTTACGCACTCACCTCCGTGAAATCTAAACTCAGGAGGAAATGGGTTCATCGCTCTGCGGTCGTGATTCCGGGGGGTGTCTGCAGGACCAGAAGCGGACGGAGAAGGTGACCAAGAGGGTGAACGCCatccaggaagtgaaggagagCGTGGCCCTGCTgactcagctcctgcaggaataCGACGGCGCCGCCACCAGCCAGAGCAACGGCGAGCTCATACAGGTGAAGCCCAGAGTTTGGCAGGACTCGGCGAGCGGCGACGTAAGCGTTCCTTTCTCCCCGTGTTTGCAGGACCTGTACCAGCGCTGCGAGAAGATGAGACCTACTCTGTTCAGACTGGCGAGCGACACCGAGGACAACGACGAGGCTCTCGGTGAGCGTTGTTGAAACCTTgagtcctccagcaggagctgcgTTAGCATCCTAGCTTAAAACAGGATA from Takifugu flavidus isolate HTHZ2018 chromosome 18, ASM371156v2, whole genome shotgun sequence encodes:
- the LOC130514701 gene encoding MICAL-like protein 1 isoform X1, which produces MTSLTALRDWCRDACAGYPDVEIKNMSASFRDGLAFCAIIHKHRPDLIDFSALSKDNSYQNNQLAFETAENLGIPALLHPKELACSEVPDSLGVITYLFWYFCFFRETSSAGLASLGTSHVTDAKQLPRTKTPDGPKQDEDSSRRESHRGLIGPRSSKVRVPAVCRLCLKPIYLIQRRLAGGKIYHRSCLRCGVCHCTLLPHWCTQRGDSLVCSHHPAGVQGTEPELSGSAENRVRGSSKVVRFLGESAVSSATGYTEGTQSGDKLASEAADREEKGGEETGAEGADSTASGQRLAEPSDPPAPAVAHVAVEEAESCGAASSPLDATVQQEVTQQLPELSTKQEQVGDHGPASGCMPSPSVVPVAPPRASTSQTTNSSLVAENSASQCTCSAQLQRSSSASGVRLRLNHPWLTIIHPGPWMQLPAAPPPVTSLRPRHRPRVSAPNPFERVDEEAKPQKAAANQSGRGASGGGVSNPAVPMTEKPHGGSDETVAGDALEGGNRGDGCTGPADARAHVTLSQQPKLPRSLSVPAFTCSVPPPEGPELLCREAHCNQKAAWTKSQTFHTPPSEQAPAPGHGFPLIKRKVQTDQNICPGSLQVEVTDLDKRLEAMERRGVELERNLRHCGDEEEEEEMLMEWFDLNHERHVLVRRDMELGYLMMQHKLEERQADVEYELRRLLIKQENEWTEEERAEERHLMEELVSLIEQRNQIICSLDQDVQREREEDKLLKATLNSKQLQKEGIKELRKSKGKLNPGKVFNLLHRRRSVGTKHPPDQRS
- the LOC130514701 gene encoding MICAL-like protein 1 isoform X2; the encoded protein is MTSLTALRDWCRDACAGYPDVEIKNMSASFRDGLAFCAIIHKHRPDLIDFSALSKDNSYQNNQLAFETAENLGIPALLHPKELACSEVPDSLGVITYLFWYFCFFRETSSAGLASLGTSHVTDAKQLPRTKTPDGPKQDEDSSRRESHRGLIGPRSSKVRVPAVCRLCLKPIYLIQRRLAGGKIYHRSCLRCGVCHCTLLPHWCTQRGDSLVCSHHPAGVQGTEPELSGSAENRVRGSSKVVRFLGESAVSSATGYTEGTQSGDKLASEAADREEKGGEETGAEGADSTASGQRLAEPSDPPAPAVAHVAVEEAESCGAASSPLDATVQQEVTQQLPELSTKQEQVGDHGPASGCMPSPSVVPVAPPRASTSQTTNSSLVAENSASQCTCSAQLQRSSSASGVRLRLNHPWLTIIHPGPWMQLPAAPPPVTSLRPRHRPRVSAPNPFERVDEEAKPQKAAANQSGRGASGGGVSNPAVPMTEKPHGGSDETVAGDALEGGNRGDGCTGPADARAHVTLSQQPKLPRSLSVPAFTCSVPPPEGPELLCREAHCNQKAAWTKSQTFHTPPSEQAPAPGHGFPLIKRKVQTDQNICPGSLQVEVTDLDKRLEAMERRGVELERNLRHCEEEEEEMLMEWFDLNHERHVLVRRDMELGYLMMQHKLEERQADVEYELRRLLIKQENEWTEEERAEERHLMEELVSLIEQRNQIICSLDQDVQREREEDKLLKATLNSKQLQKEGIKELRKSKGKLNPGKVFNLLHRRRSVGTKHPPDQRS